One part of the Mycobacterium marinum genome encodes these proteins:
- a CDS encoding amidohydrolase family protein, which translates to MTIDAWMQHPTQRFLRSDMLASLRRWTDSSIPEAQIPIEATIASMDAADVEFGLLSAWRGPNGQDLVSNDEVAGWVDLHPQRFAGLAAVDLDRPMVAVRELRSRVASGFVGLRVVPWLWEAPPTDRRYYPLFAECVESGVPFCTQVGHTGPLRPSETGRPIPYIDQVALDFPELVIVCGHVGYPWTEEMVAVARKHENVYIDTSAYTIKRLPHELIRFMKTGTGRRKVLFGTNFPMIAHAHALAGLDELGLEDEARRDFLHGNAERVFGLAQRPPR; encoded by the coding sequence ATGACGATCGACGCGTGGATGCAGCATCCGACTCAGCGATTCCTGCGCAGCGACATGCTGGCCTCGCTGCGCCGCTGGACCGACAGCTCGATCCCCGAGGCCCAGATCCCCATCGAGGCGACCATTGCATCGATGGATGCCGCCGACGTCGAGTTCGGTCTACTCAGCGCGTGGCGTGGTCCCAATGGTCAGGATCTGGTGTCTAACGACGAGGTTGCGGGGTGGGTCGATCTGCACCCGCAGCGATTCGCCGGGCTGGCGGCGGTAGACCTGGACCGTCCGATGGTCGCGGTTCGCGAGCTGCGAAGCCGAGTCGCTTCGGGGTTCGTCGGTCTGCGGGTGGTGCCCTGGTTGTGGGAGGCGCCGCCCACCGATCGCCGCTATTACCCACTGTTCGCCGAATGCGTGGAGTCGGGGGTTCCGTTCTGCACCCAAGTCGGGCACACCGGCCCGCTGCGGCCATCGGAGACCGGCCGCCCGATCCCCTACATCGACCAAGTGGCCCTGGACTTCCCGGAGCTGGTGATCGTCTGCGGTCACGTCGGCTACCCGTGGACAGAAGAGATGGTCGCGGTGGCGCGCAAACACGAAAACGTCTACATCGACACGTCGGCCTACACGATCAAGCGGCTGCCGCACGAGTTGATCCGATTCATGAAGACTGGCACCGGACGACGCAAAGTCTTGTTCGGCACCAACTTCCCGATGATCGCTCATGCGCACGCCCTGGCGGGCCTTGACGAACTCGGTCTGGAAGACGAGGCTCGACGCGACTTTCTGCACGGCAACGCCGAGCGGGTCTTCGGGCTCGCGCAACGACCCCCAAGATAA
- a CDS encoding PE family protein, with the protein MTYVVVSPEIVAAAAGTLTRISSSVSAANAAAAASTTDLLAAGADEVSTRIAALFGVHGLEYQHISAQAAAYHEQFIQAMQGGARSYAWAEAANAEQNLLNLINSPTQAFFGRSLIGDGANATTPGGAGGDGGLLIGNGGNGAAGAAGQAGGAGGSGGLLGNGGNGGAGGIGGGAGGVGGNGGWLYGRGGVGGAGGMGGGTGGAGGHAWLFGHGGTGGLGGGGGIGAGGAGGNGGLLYGHGGAGAAGGAGQAGGDGGSAGLWGRGGAGGAAGVGGSTGGSGGSGGLLIGAGGSGGAGTSGGAGGHGGWLIGDGGPGGTGGDGGGSGGSGGDAAWLFGSGGAGGAGGIGGGTGGQGGDGGFLIGNAGSGGIGGIGATGTPGGHGGDGGNPGWLLGAAGTGGLGGAGGAAASTGTAGGVGGDGGAGGRGGLFMHGGAGGNGGTGGAGAGGTDGGGSGGAGGAGGNGGAGGRAPLLFGRGGTGGYGGSGGSGGHGGTGLDGNLAGLGGDGGGGGTGGDGGAPGTGGAGGARHLFSHNGRSGSTGDGGAGGSGGRGGDGAAGTDAAANSGAIGGTGFSGGAGGAGGVGGGAGANQGAGGQGGDGGHGGTGGDGGDGAAGTDPLLAAQAGGQGGDGGTGGAAGTGGTGSTMGTDGTAGDGGTGGAGGHGGTGADNTTVVGAGAMGAAGGQGGAGGTGGTGGAAGTGGGGLQGAGGQGGDGGHGGTGGDGGDGAAGTDPLLAAQAGGQGGDGGTGGAAGTGGTGSTMGTDGTAGDGGTGGAGGHGGTGADNTTVVGAGAMGAAGGQGGAGGTGGTGGAAGTGGGGLQGAGGQGGDGGHGGTGGDGGDGAAGTDPLLAAQAGGQGGDGGTGGAAGTGGTGSTMGTDGTAGDGGTGGAGGHGGTGADNTTVVGAGAMGAAGGQGGAGGTGGTGGAAGTGGGGLQGAGGQGGDGGHGGTGGDGGDGAAGTDPLLAAQAGGQGGDGGTGGAAGTGGTGSTMGTDGTAGDGGTGGAGGHGGTGADNTTVVGAGAMGAAGGQGGAGGTGGTGGAAGTGGGGLQGAGGQGGDGGHGGTGGDGGDGAAGTDPLLAAQAGGQGGDGGTGGAAGTGGTGSTMGTDGTAGDGGTGGAGGHGGTGADNTTVVGAGAMGAAGGQGGAGGTGGTGGAAGTGGGGLQGAGGQGGDGGHGGTGGDGGDGAAGTDPLLAAQAGGQGGDGGTGGAAGTGGTGSTMGTDGTAGDGGTGGAGGHGGTGADNTTVVGAGAMGAAGGQGGAGGTGGTGGAAGTGGGGLQGAGGQGGDGGHGGTGGDGGDGAAGTDPLLAAQAGGQGGDGGTGGAAGTGGTAPARPWAPTAPRVTAAPAGPAATAGPAPTTPPWSVRAPWAPRAARAEPAGPAAPAAQPAPAAADSKAPAAKAATAATAAPAATAATALRALTRCWPPKPAAKAATAAPAARPAPAAPARPWAPTAPRVTAAPAGPAATAGPAPTTPPWSVRAPWAPRAARAEPAGPAAPAAQPAPAAADSKAPAAKAATAATAAPAATAATALRALTRCWPPKPAAKAATAAPAARPAPAAPARPWAPTAPRVTAAPAGPAATAGPAPTTPPWSVRAPWAPRAARAGRRDRRHRRRSRHRRRRTPRRRRPRRRRRPRRHRRRRRRRRCGH; encoded by the coding sequence TTGACCTACGTTGTCGTTTCACCAGAGATCGTCGCCGCCGCGGCAGGAACCCTAACGAGGATCAGTTCCTCTGTCAGCGCCGCTAACGCGGCAGCGGCAGCCTCCACCACTGACCTGCTGGCCGCAGGCGCCGATGAAGTATCCACACGCATCGCCGCCCTCTTCGGCGTGCATGGCCTCGAATACCAGCACATAAGCGCGCAGGCAGCGGCATATCACGAGCAGTTCATACAAGCGATGCAAGGCGGCGCCCGGTCATACGCATGGGCTGAGGCCGCCAACGCTGAGCAAAATCTACTGAACCTCATCAACTCACCCACTCAGGCGTTCTTCGGGCGCTCTCTCATCGGGGACGGCGCCAACGCGACAACTCCGGGTGGAGCCGGCGGAGATGGTGGACTGCTCATCGGTAACGGCGGCAACGGAGCGGCCGGCGCCGCCGGCCAGGCCGGTGGCGCCGGCGGCTCCGGGGGCCTCTTGGGTAACGGGGGCAACGGCGGGGCCGGCGGAATCGGCGGTGGGGCCGGCGGGGTTGGGGGCAACGGCGGCTGGCTGTACGGCCGGGGCGGTGTCGGCGGGGCGGGCGGAATGGGCGGCGGCACGGGTGGCGCCGGCGGCCACGCCTGGTTGTTCGGGCATGGCGGGACAGGCGGCCTCGGAGGTGGTGGCGGGATCGGCGCCGGGGGCGCCGGCGGCAACGGGGGCTTGCTGTACGGCCACGGCGGCGCCGGTGCAGCTGGCGGCGCCGGCCAGGCGGGGGGCGACGGCGGATCTGCTGGCCTCTGGGGCCGCGGAGGCGCCGGTGGTGCAGCGGGTGTCGGAGGCTCCACCGGCGGCAGCGGCGGCAGCGGCGGCCTGCTAATCGGCGCCGGCGGCAGCGGCGGCGCTGGCACTTCTGGCGGGGCGGGCGGCCACGGCGGGTGGCTGATCGGCGACGGCGGCCCGGGCGGCACCGGCGGTGACGGCGGCGGATCCGGCGGCAGTGGCGGCGATGCGGCATGGCTCTTTGGCAGCGGAGGCGCTGGCGGTGCAGGGGGAATCGGCGGCGGCACCGGCGGCCAGGGCGGCGACGGCGGTTTCCTGATCGGTAACGCCGGCAGCGGCGGCATCGGTGGGATCGGAGCTACCGGTACCCCCGGCGGGCACGGCGGCGATGGCGGGAACCCCGGATGGCTACTCGGGGCGGCCGGCACTGGCGGCCTCGGCGGCGCCGGCGGCGCTGCCGCCTCCACCGGCACCGCCGGAGGAGTCGGTGGCGACGGCGGAGCCGGTGGACGCGGTGGGTTATTCATGCACGGTGGTGCCGGAGGGAACGGCGGTACCGGCGGCGCGGGCGCTGGCGGTACTGATGGCGGCGGCAGCGGCGGAGCCGGCGGCGCGGGCGGCAACGGTGGGGCTGGTGGTCGCGCCCCACTACTCTTCGGACGCGGCGGAACGGGCGGCTACGGAGGCAGCGGCGGCAGCGGCGGGCACGGCGGCACCGGATTGGACGGCAATCTGGCCGGTCTTGGTGGCGACGGTGGAGGTGGAGGCACAGGCGGTGACGGCGGCGCCCCTGGCACCGGCGGGGCCGGTGGTGCCCGCCACCTCTTCAGCCATAACGGCCGGTCCGGCAGCACTGGTGACGGTGGCGCCGGCGGCAGCGGCGGTCGCGGCGGCGATGGTGCAGCCGGCACAGACGCTGCAGCTAACTCCGGTGCCATAGGTGGAACCGGATTTTCTGGCGGGGCCGGCGGTGCGGGCGGTGTCGGTGGCGGCGCGGGTGCAAATCAAGGCGCCGGCGGCCAAGGCGGCGACGGCGGCCACGGCGGCACCGGCGGCGACGGCGGCGACGGCGCTGCGGGCACTGACCCGCTGCTGGCCGCCCAAGCCGGCGGCCAAGGCGGCGACGGCGGCACCGGCGGCGCGGCCGGCACCGGCGGCACCGGCTCGACCATGGGCACCGACGGCACCGCGGGTGACGGCGGCACCGGCGGGGCCGGCGGCCACGGCGGGACCGGCGCCGACAACACCACCGTGGTCGGTGCGGGCGCCATGGGCGCCGCGGGCGGCCAGGGCGGAGCCGGCGGGACCGGCGGCACCGGCGGCGCAGCCGGCACCGGCGGCGGCGGACTCCAAGGCGCCGGCGGCCAAGGCGGCGACGGCGGCCACGGCGGCACCGGCGGCGACGGCGGCGACGGCGCTGCGGGCACTGACCCGCTGCTGGCCGCCCAAGCCGGCGGCCAAGGCGGCGACGGCGGCACCGGCGGCGCGGCCGGCACCGGCGGCACCGGCTCGACCATGGGCACCGACGGCACCGCGGGTGACGGCGGCACCGGCGGGGCCGGCGGCCACGGCGGGACCGGCGCCGACAACACCACCGTGGTCGGTGCGGGCGCCATGGGCGCCGCGGGCGGCCAGGGCGGAGCCGGCGGGACCGGCGGCACCGGCGGCGCAGCCGGCACCGGCGGCGGCGGACTCCAAGGCGCCGGCGGCCAAGGCGGCGACGGCGGCCACGGCGGCACCGGCGGCGACGGCGGCGACGGCGCTGCGGGCACTGACCCGCTGCTGGCCGCCCAAGCCGGCGGCCAAGGCGGCGACGGCGGCACCGGCGGCGCGGCCGGCACCGGCGGCACCGGCTCGACCATGGGCACCGACGGCACCGCGGGTGACGGCGGCACCGGCGGGGCCGGCGGCCACGGCGGGACCGGCGCCGACAACACCACCGTGGTCGGTGCGGGCGCCATGGGCGCCGCGGGCGGCCAGGGCGGAGCCGGCGGGACCGGCGGCACCGGCGGCGCAGCCGGCACCGGCGGCGGCGGACTCCAAGGCGCCGGCGGCCAAGGCGGCGACGGCGGCCACGGCGGCACCGGCGGCGACGGCGGCGACGGCGCTGCGGGCACTGACCCGCTGCTGGCCGCCCAAGCCGGCGGCCAAGGCGGCGACGGCGGCACCGGCGGCGCGGCCGGCACCGGCGGCACCGGCTCGACCATGGGCACCGACGGCACCGCGGGTGACGGCGGCACCGGCGGGGCCGGCGGCCACGGCGGGACCGGCGCCGACAACACCACCGTGGTCGGTGCGGGCGCCATGGGCGCCGCGGGCGGCCAGGGCGGAGCCGGCGGGACCGGCGGCACCGGCGGCGCAGCCGGCACCGGCGGCGGCGGACTCCAAGGCGCCGGCGGCCAAGGCGGCGACGGCGGCCACGGCGGCACCGGCGGCGACGGCGGCGACGGCGCTGCGGGCACTGACCCGCTGCTGGCCGCCCAAGCCGGCGGCCAAGGCGGCGACGGCGGCACCGGCGGCGCGGCCGGCACCGGCGGCACCGGCTCGACCATGGGCACCGACGGCACCGCGGGTGACGGCGGCACCGGCGGGGCCGGCGGCCACGGCGGGACCGGCGCCGACAACACCACCGTGGTCGGTGCGGGCGCCATGGGCGCCGCGGGCGGCCAGGGCGGAGCCGGCGGGACCGGCGGCACCGGCGGCGCAGCCGGCACCGGCGGCGGCGGACTCCAAGGCGCCGGCGGCCAAGGCGGCGACGGCGGCCACGGCGGCACCGGCGGCGACGGCGGCGACGGCGCTGCGGGCACTGACCCGCTGCTGGCCGCCCAAGCCGGCGGCCAAGGCGGCGACGGCGGCACCGGCGGCGCGGCCGGCACCGGCGGCACCGGCTCGACCATGGGCACCGACGGCACCGCGGGTGACGGCGGCACCGGCGGGGCCGGCGGCCACGGCGGGACCGGCGCCGACAACACCACCGTGGTCGGTGCGGGCGCCATGGGCGCCGCGGGCGGCCAGGGCGGAGCCGGCGGGACCGGCGGCACCGGCGGCGCAGCCGGCACCGGCGGCGGCGGACTCCAAGGCGCCGGCGGCCAAGGCGGCGACGGCGGCCACGGCGGCACCGGCGGCGACGGCGGCGACGGCGCTGCGGGCACTGACCCGCTGCTGGCCGCCCAAGCCGGCGGCCAAGGCGGCGACGGCGGCACCGGCGGCGCGGCCGGCACCGGCGGCACCGCACCGGCTCGACCATGGGCACCGACGGCACCGCGGGTGACGGCGGCACCGGCGGGGCCGGCGGCCACGGCGGGACCGGCGCCGACAACACCACCGTGGTCGGTGCGGGCGCCATGGGCGCCGCGGGCGGCCAGGGCGGAGCCGGCGGGACCGGCGGCACCGGCGGCGCAGCCGGCACCGGCGGCGGCGGACTCCAAGGCGCCGGCGGCCAAGGCGGCGACGGCGGCCACGGCGGCACCGGCGGCGACGGCGGCGACGGCGCTGCGGGCACTGACCCGCTGCTGGCCGCCCAAGCCGGCGGCCAAGGCGGCGACGGCGGCACCGGCGGCGCGGCCGGCACCGGCGGCACCGGCTCGACCATGGGCACCGACGGCACCGCGGGTGACGGCGGCACCGGCGGGGCCGGCGGCCACGGCGGGACCGGCGCCGACAACACCACCGTGGTCGGTGCGGGCGCCATGGGCGCCGCGGGCGGCCAGGGCGGAGCCGGCGGGACCGGCGGCACCGGCGGCGCAGCCGGCACCGGCGGCGGCGGACTCCAAGGCGCCGGCGGCCAAGGCGGCGACGGCGGCCACGGCGGCACCGGCGGCGACGGCGGCGACGGCGCTGCGGGCACTGACCCGCTGCTGGCCGCCCAAGCCGGCGGCCAAGGCGGCGACGGCGGCACCGGCGGCGCGGCCGGCACCGGCGGCACCGGCTCGACCATGGGCACCGACGGCACCGCGGGTGACGGCGGCACCGGCGGGGCCGGCGGCCACGGCGGGACCGGCGCCGACAACACCACCGTGGTCGGTGCGGGCGCCATGGGCGCCGCGGGCGGCCAGGGCGGGCCGGCGGGACCGGCGGCACCGGCGGCGCAGCCGGCACCGGCGGCGGCGGACTCCAAGGCGCCGGCGGCCAAGGCGGCGACGGCGGCCACGGCGGCACCGGCGGCGACGGCGGCGACGGCGCTGCGGGCACTGA